A region of Chitinophaga flava DNA encodes the following proteins:
- a CDS encoding class I lanthipeptide, whose product MKKKKMNLPKLALNKEVISSLSQEKIAGGASAPGDNYVQSLHATYLCSVFDCATYDAACNTRAVSCWPTNAPTCVIG is encoded by the coding sequence ATGAAGAAGAAAAAAATGAATCTCCCCAAACTTGCTCTGAACAAAGAAGTGATCAGTAGTTTATCCCAGGAAAAGATAGCGGGTGGAGCATCCGCGCCCGGGGATAACTATGTTCAATCCTTGCATGCAACCTACCTCTGTTCTGTATTTGATTGTGCTACCTATGATGCCGCCTGTAATACCCGTGCCGTTTCGTGCTGGCCTACAAACGCCCCGACCTGTGTGATTGGCTGA
- a CDS encoding RNA polymerase sigma factor encodes MSAINNDIELLAALKAGNATAFDHFYHLYRQWLLITAMTILQDEDESQELVQEFFIDFWQDALYKRIDLRNITTLKNFLFVSIKNRCLNKISKDETRKKRLSWLQNPLYVTPDSRLENSELYVQLERAINLLPQKQLQVFRLAYQEHKTRKEIAAVMEISEETVKKHVATALKTLRQLLEKIRF; translated from the coding sequence ATGAGTGCCATTAATAATGATATTGAATTACTGGCAGCACTAAAGGCGGGCAATGCTACCGCATTCGACCATTTCTATCATCTTTACCGGCAATGGCTGTTGATAACGGCCATGACTATACTGCAGGATGAAGATGAGTCTCAGGAGCTGGTACAGGAGTTTTTTATAGACTTCTGGCAGGATGCGTTGTATAAACGGATAGATCTGAGGAATATCACTACATTAAAGAATTTTCTTTTTGTTAGTATCAAGAACCGTTGCCTCAATAAGATATCCAAGGATGAAACACGTAAGAAGCGGCTGTCCTGGCTGCAGAACCCTCTCTATGTGACACCTGACTCCCGACTCGAAAATAGTGAACTGTATGTACAGCTGGAAAGAGCCATCAACCTATTGCCCCAGAAACAATTACAGGTTTTCAGGCTGGCCTACCAGGAGCACAAGACAAGAAAAGAGATTGCCGCAGTGATGGAAATCAGCGAGGAGACTGTAAAAAAGCATGTAGCTACCGCTTTAAAAACGCTTCGTCAGCTCCTGGAAAAAATACGTTTCTGA
- a CDS encoding MFS transporter yields the protein MDVFRSLKSRNYRLFFYGQSVSLIGTWMQKTAVCWLVYRLTNSAVLLGIVSFVSLIPSLFLSPYAGSYIDRHNRYRLMVFTQVISMLQAGALALMLLLRIYNIPGIILLSLIQGIINAFDVTCRQSLMAEMVENREDLPNAIALNSTMANFARIAGPALAGIILSTFGEDICFVGNFLSYVPVLASLFMMKMTLPPVVKSERSIWAELREGWDYISHDKDLSSLLLMLTASSLLVMPFNTLMPIFAKDIFNGNAKTFSWFESAAGLGSILSAIYMAQLKGGKDMVRIMITSSLIFGLSLILLSYSGWLPLALLFMMISGVGMMAQTSAINIYMQTHAIPEMRARAISYFIMAYQGMIPIGSLLTGLLAHWIGPRLTVCIAGLTGIAATVIFVNHRRKTNQTGVFPAGKNSRRQWKWKAQD from the coding sequence ATGGATGTTTTTCGTTCTTTAAAATCACGCAATTACCGGCTCTTTTTCTACGGACAGTCAGTCTCTCTGATTGGCACCTGGATGCAGAAAACAGCCGTTTGCTGGTTGGTATACCGGTTAACCAATTCCGCTGTATTATTAGGTATTGTCAGTTTTGTGAGCCTTATTCCTTCTTTGTTTTTATCTCCCTATGCAGGCAGTTATATAGACCGTCACAACCGTTACCGGCTGATGGTCTTCACGCAGGTGATATCCATGCTTCAGGCCGGTGCGCTGGCGCTGATGCTACTGTTGCGTATTTACAATATACCGGGCATTATCTTACTGTCGCTGATACAGGGTATTATCAATGCTTTTGACGTTACCTGCCGGCAGTCGCTGATGGCAGAGATGGTGGAAAACAGGGAAGACCTGCCCAATGCTATTGCGCTGAACTCCACCATGGCCAACTTCGCCAGGATTGCCGGACCAGCATTGGCAGGTATTATATTGAGTACTTTTGGAGAAGATATTTGTTTTGTAGGCAACTTCCTGAGTTATGTGCCGGTACTGGCTTCTCTTTTTATGATGAAGATGACGTTGCCGCCGGTAGTGAAATCTGAACGGAGTATATGGGCGGAGCTGAGAGAAGGATGGGACTATATTTCCCATGACAAAGACCTCTCCTCTCTCCTGCTGATGCTGACTGCCAGCAGTCTGCTGGTGATGCCCTTCAACACGCTGATGCCGATCTTTGCGAAAGACATCTTTAACGGTAACGCCAAAACGTTCAGTTGGTTTGAGAGTGCAGCCGGCCTGGGTTCTATTCTGTCGGCTATCTATATGGCACAGCTGAAGGGAGGCAAAGATATGGTCAGGATTATGATCACTTCCAGCCTGATATTTGGTTTGAGCCTGATATTACTTTCCTATTCCGGCTGGCTGCCGCTGGCGCTGCTGTTTATGATGATCTCCGGTGTTGGTATGATGGCGCAGACATCAGCCATCAATATCTATATGCAGACCCACGCCATTCCTGAGATGCGTGCGCGGGCTATCAGCTACTTTATCATGGCTTATCAGGGTATGATCCCTATTGGCAGTCTGCTTACCGGCCTGCTGGCACATTGGATAGGACCTCGTTTGACCGTATGCATAGCAGGATTGACCGGTATCGCCGCCACTGTTATATTTGTAAATCATCGCAGAAAAACCAATCAGACAGGAGTGTTTCCAGCTGGGAAAAACAGCCGCCGGCAATGGAAATGGAAGGCCCAGGATTAG
- a CDS encoding helix-turn-helix domain-containing protein: MKATKILYIEREDQAFTPHQNIPTAFRDQLIPYARFYFQEDNDGCILDQNIRAGEFSIWAHHIHMRPGVEIRPCTQYQVITLHAYDDMNTGPSNNQLPLEKEVCLFNMMASEDPVLPGTQQPHSFHINIEPDSLRELAREFPLLHSLAAIPVSNVTGPLHKAPFQLNAVSRLIRDRMLSAKHIGNSAYSFFRRNAADFYGNYTRRLIAPPPIMMNQEKRQLLHDIFNYILEHLHESLTYKTLEKKFGVEEALLRRPFEQEFHLTIPELILQEKMALAFELLSTRNTPVSYIMDRLGFTELPCFLTTFEKYYKYGALQVMDAQ, from the coding sequence ATGAAAGCTACCAAAATCCTGTACATTGAAAGGGAGGACCAGGCGTTTACGCCTCATCAGAACATCCCTACCGCCTTCAGAGACCAGCTGATCCCGTATGCGCGGTTTTATTTTCAAGAAGACAATGATGGTTGTATTCTCGACCAGAATATCCGGGCCGGGGAATTCTCCATATGGGCACACCACATTCATATGCGGCCCGGCGTAGAAATACGCCCCTGCACCCAGTATCAGGTGATCACCCTGCATGCTTATGATGACATGAACACAGGGCCTTCCAATAATCAGTTACCGCTGGAAAAAGAAGTCTGCCTGTTTAATATGATGGCCTCCGAAGATCCGGTTCTCCCCGGTACACAGCAGCCACACAGCTTTCACATCAACATTGAACCGGACTCCCTGCGGGAGCTGGCCAGAGAGTTTCCGCTACTCCATTCACTGGCGGCCATTCCTGTTTCCAATGTCACCGGACCGCTGCATAAAGCACCGTTTCAACTCAACGCTGTAAGCCGTCTGATACGTGACCGCATGCTCAGCGCCAAACATATCGGTAACAGTGCCTATAGCTTCTTTCGCCGCAATGCTGCCGATTTTTACGGTAACTATACCCGCCGGCTGATTGCTCCGCCGCCTATCATGATGAACCAGGAAAAACGCCAGCTACTACATGACATCTTCAACTATATCCTTGAACATCTGCATGAGAGTCTTACTTATAAAACACTGGAAAAAAAATTCGGTGTGGAAGAAGCATTGCTGCGCAGACCTTTTGAACAGGAGTTTCACCTCACCATTCCGGAGTTGATACTGCAGGAAAAAATGGCCCTCGCCTTTGAGCTGCTGAGCACCCGCAATACACCGGTGTCTTATATCATGGACCGGCTGGGCTTTACAGAGCTCCCCTGCTTCCTGACCACCTTCGAAAAATATTATAAATACGGGGCATTACAGGTAATGGACGCACAGTAA
- a CDS encoding FecR family protein gives MTEKKAGIISASDEALLEAYIEEVPRVREMWEVIESGKQLTGNAPWRNTYSIVDPQEKKKSLQWGIAIGLILSLATAGWYLIHKSDSNIVFMHPINVSPAIALELADGSTRSLTDNTTAIYIGEQKLSLQPGTLSLESANNLPSGVNTLCIPNDNHYKVILSDGSEIWVNSASQIQFPFAFNDNTREITLCGEAYFKIATNARQPFMLHLPNSTIQVLGTSFNVNAYDRNNIRVSLTDGALRMIAGRQNVLLKPGQQAIYSENTRSLRIEPCEANEAAAWHRKQYYFSSVTLAGLKTVAFRRYGRHGVIDTFPATQRVFTESASGDKLPAGMLLPVPLHQDDSARLLQ, from the coding sequence ATGACGGAAAAGAAAGCCGGCATTATTTCCGCCTCTGACGAAGCGCTATTGGAGGCTTATATAGAAGAAGTGCCGCGGGTACGGGAGATGTGGGAAGTCATCGAATCCGGCAAGCAGTTGACCGGCAACGCACCCTGGCGGAATACCTATAGTATTGTTGATCCTCAGGAAAAAAAGAAATCCCTGCAATGGGGCATTGCTATAGGGCTGATACTATCGCTGGCTACAGCCGGCTGGTACCTGATACATAAGTCGGACAGCAATATTGTGTTCATGCACCCTATCAATGTATCACCTGCCATAGCGCTGGAACTGGCCGATGGCAGTACCCGCAGCCTGACCGACAACACCACGGCCATTTATATCGGAGAACAAAAGTTGTCTTTACAGCCTGGCACCTTATCGCTGGAATCAGCCAATAACCTGCCTTCCGGTGTCAACACCCTCTGCATACCCAACGACAACCACTATAAGGTTATCTTGTCTGATGGCTCAGAGATATGGGTTAATTCAGCATCCCAGATACAGTTTCCTTTTGCTTTTAATGATAATACCCGGGAGATCACCCTTTGCGGGGAGGCTTACTTTAAGATCGCTACCAATGCCCGGCAGCCTTTCATGCTACATCTGCCCAATAGTACCATACAGGTACTGGGCACGAGTTTTAATGTGAATGCCTATGATCGTAACAATATTCGTGTATCCCTTACCGATGGTGCCCTCCGTATGATAGCAGGGCGGCAGAATGTACTACTCAAACCAGGCCAGCAGGCTATCTACAGCGAAAACACCCGCAGCCTCAGGATAGAGCCCTGTGAGGCTAACGAAGCAGCTGCCTGGCACAGAAAGCAATACTATTTTTCGAGCGTAACCCTTGCCGGACTGAAAACAGTTGCATTTCGCCGCTATGGCCGCCATGGTGTCATCGATACCTTTCCGGCCACCCAGCGCGTATTCACTGAAAGCGCCAGCGGGGACAAACTCCCTGCCGGAATGCTGCTGCCGGTGCCCCTCCATCAGGATGACAGCGCCCGGCTGCTGCAATAG
- a CDS encoding AsmA-like C-terminal region-containing protein, translated as MKAGKKFIRVALISLAGLLLLTGIAAGILYSQQQRLTQLAIEELNKRFAGELVLEKSSISPFSNFPYVSIALHKVRFYANKKMDGKPLYQVEKLYAGFSLIDILQQRYQVRIVVLSNGNVHVARAVNGEVDLIKAHTLETDASPAPADSSKGPSLDLKKIILKNIDITYLDAVSGWNVVSHIDKIKTSFKIEGDRMAIQTDAQLMLDITSKTDTVLFRNRKVALNLQGDYLLNKNQINISPSNIKLGNASLSLQGSVILDKKNYVDLKFKGDRPDLNLLFALVPDDIAAMLEKYHRDGRIFFDGTVKGKVGRNEMPAISVNFGCENVWFQNKHIDRKLDSLGFRGYYTNGNAHSLKTSELHLLNINAKPGKGVFRGNFVMKDFTDPQIVMQVYSELDLRFVGEFLGIKDLEQIQGQIALNMNFKELVDIHLPEQQLAKLKEGVQSELTVSNLEFRIPNYPLPVRKMNLHAQLKNGSLLLDSVAFRIGNSDISASGSVSDLPAIFHKQQKPVAVTFKASSNMIRPGELLLADSTHRVLRQEVISGFNIGLALETSVQELLHPNPLPRGTFKLTHLNAGFKQYPHALHDFSADIMINDTSLRVRNFSGNIDSSGFVFKGRLNNYPLWFTKIKKGRTELAFDLQSDRIAVNDLIGPRGRQFIPQGYWYEEAGKLWLRAKLNMRYDTVFKRVDAHIANISGTLKQHPIQLENIKGRIRYGTNRYLVVDTLTGKIGASDFDMNLKIYAGPDKKGNPRSNFFSFHSKFLHVDELMNYDFTDHTTAAAPKKATTVRENDSLHAAGYNIFKTPFSDFDAQVNIGKIRYRKLWMKEVVASVHMQKDQRIRVDTISVRMAGGHIGMRGTFNAQDPNKLYFRSGIRLDTVDMTKMLMKFDNFGQDFVLNNNLKGKLTGHIKSNVRLHPDLTPVLSETTAKMDIEIHNGTLIDFGPMQAMSAYFKDKNLRMIRFDTLRNKLTFKNGVLDIPNMNINSSIGYIEVSGNQSLDMQMNYYLRVPMRMVTSVGFQALFGRKQEEVDHEQVDAIESVEKGRKGRFMHLRISGTPDKYRIGLGKAKKKA; from the coding sequence ATGAAAGCAGGAAAAAAATTTATCAGAGTGGCGCTGATCTCCCTGGCAGGATTGCTGTTATTAACCGGTATTGCAGCCGGTATTCTGTACAGTCAGCAACAGCGGCTAACCCAACTGGCAATAGAAGAGCTGAACAAACGATTTGCCGGTGAGCTGGTGCTGGAAAAAAGTAGTATTTCGCCCTTCAGCAACTTTCCTTACGTATCTATTGCCCTCCATAAGGTTCGTTTTTATGCCAATAAAAAAATGGACGGGAAACCCTTATACCAGGTAGAGAAACTGTATGCCGGCTTCAGTTTAATTGATATCCTGCAACAGCGTTACCAGGTGCGGATTGTAGTGCTGTCTAACGGTAACGTACATGTTGCCAGAGCTGTCAACGGAGAGGTAGACCTGATCAAGGCACATACCCTCGAGACAGATGCCTCCCCCGCTCCTGCCGACAGCAGCAAAGGGCCTAGCCTGGACCTGAAAAAAATAATCCTTAAAAATATTGACATTACTTACCTGGATGCTGTTTCAGGCTGGAATGTGGTGTCTCATATCGATAAGATCAAAACCTCCTTCAAGATAGAAGGAGACCGTATGGCGATACAGACAGATGCCCAGCTGATGCTGGATATCACCAGCAAAACAGACACCGTATTGTTCCGTAACCGGAAAGTAGCTTTGAATCTGCAGGGTGACTATCTCCTCAACAAAAATCAGATCAACATCTCCCCCAGTAATATCAAACTGGGAAATGCCAGTCTTTCCCTGCAAGGCAGTGTTATCCTTGATAAAAAAAATTATGTAGACCTCAAGTTTAAAGGCGACCGACCGGACCTCAACCTGCTCTTTGCCCTGGTGCCCGATGATATTGCAGCCATGCTGGAAAAATATCACCGTGACGGCCGTATTTTCTTTGATGGCACTGTGAAAGGAAAAGTGGGCAGAAATGAAATGCCTGCCATTTCTGTCAACTTTGGTTGTGAAAACGTGTGGTTCCAGAATAAACATATAGACCGTAAGCTGGATTCATTAGGGTTCCGCGGATATTATACCAATGGCAACGCACATTCCCTGAAGACTTCTGAACTACATTTACTCAATATCAACGCCAAACCAGGCAAGGGTGTATTTAGGGGTAATTTTGTGATGAAGGATTTTACTGATCCGCAAATTGTGATGCAGGTATATTCTGAACTGGATCTTCGTTTTGTAGGTGAGTTCCTCGGTATCAAGGACCTGGAACAGATTCAGGGCCAGATAGCACTTAACATGAACTTCAAGGAGCTGGTAGACATTCACCTGCCGGAACAGCAGCTGGCCAAATTAAAAGAAGGTGTACAAAGTGAGCTGACGGTCAGCAACCTGGAGTTCCGCATCCCCAACTATCCCCTGCCTGTGCGTAAAATGAACCTGCATGCGCAGTTAAAAAACGGTAGTCTGTTGCTGGACTCTGTCGCTTTTCGTATAGGCAACTCCGATATAAGCGCCAGCGGATCTGTCAGCGATCTGCCGGCTATCTTCCACAAACAACAAAAGCCGGTGGCTGTTACCTTTAAAGCCAGCAGCAATATGATCCGTCCGGGAGAGCTGTTGCTGGCCGACAGTACTCATCGGGTGCTGCGCCAGGAAGTGATCTCCGGCTTTAATATCGGGCTGGCGCTGGAAACTTCCGTACAGGAACTGCTTCATCCCAATCCATTGCCCAGAGGCACTTTCAAGCTTACCCATCTGAATGCAGGCTTCAAACAATACCCACATGCCCTGCATGATTTCAGTGCAGACATCATGATCAATGATACCAGCCTGCGGGTACGCAATTTCTCCGGCAATATCGACAGCAGTGGTTTTGTTTTTAAGGGAAGGCTCAACAATTATCCGCTTTGGTTTACCAAAATCAAAAAGGGCAGAACGGAACTGGCTTTCGACCTGCAGTCGGACCGTATTGCCGTCAACGACCTGATAGGCCCGCGTGGCCGCCAGTTCATCCCACAGGGCTACTGGTATGAAGAAGCCGGCAAACTGTGGTTGCGCGCCAAACTGAATATGCGTTATGATACCGTGTTTAAAAGAGTAGACGCACATATCGCCAATATATCCGGCACACTGAAGCAACATCCGATACAGCTGGAGAATATCAAAGGAAGAATACGGTATGGCACCAACCGTTACCTTGTAGTGGACACCCTCACTGGTAAAATCGGCGCCAGCGACTTTGATATGAACCTGAAAATATATGCAGGCCCCGACAAGAAAGGAAATCCACGCAGCAATTTCTTCAGCTTCCATTCCAAATTCCTCCATGTGGATGAGCTGATGAATTATGATTTTACAGACCATACAACGGCCGCCGCTCCTAAAAAAGCGACTACCGTCCGCGAAAACGACTCTTTGCATGCAGCAGGCTACAATATTTTTAAAACACCTTTCTCTGATTTTGATGCACAGGTAAACATCGGTAAGATCCGGTACCGCAAGCTGTGGATGAAAGAAGTGGTAGCTTCGGTACATATGCAGAAAGACCAGCGTATCCGGGTAGATACGATCTCTGTACGGATGGCAGGCGGGCATATTGGCATGCGCGGTACTTTCAACGCGCAGGACCCCAACAAACTTTATTTCAGAAGCGGCATACGGCTGGATACAGTAGACATGACGAAGATGCTGATGAAGTTTGACAACTTCGGTCAGGACTTTGTGCTCAATAACAATCTGAAAGGCAAACTGACCGGGCATATCAAAAGTAATGTGCGGTTGCATCCAGACCTTACGCCGGTGTTGAGTGAAACCACTGCCAAAATGGATATTGAAATCCACAACGGCACACTTATAGACTTCGGGCCTATGCAGGCCATGTCTGCCTATTTTAAGGATAAGAACCTGCGTATGATACGCTTTGATACCCTGCGCAACAAACTAACCTTTAAAAACGGCGTATTGGACATTCCCAACATGAACATCAATTCTTCCATCGGTTATATTGAGGTGTCCGGCAATCAATCACTGGACATGCAGATGAACTATTACCTGCGTGTTCCCATGCGGATGGTCACTTCTGTTGGATTTCAGGCGTTATTTGGCCGTAAACAGGAAGAAGTGGACCATGAGCAGGTAGACGCCATCGAAAGCGTGGAAAAGGGCAGAAAAGGCCGATTTATGCACCTACGCATTTCCGGCACTCCGGACAAGTACAGAATCGGATTGGGTAAAGCGAAGAAAAAAGCCTGA
- a CDS encoding glycoside hydrolase family 43 protein: MNTKPLLITALILTQVVYAREKPQSGHTGEKELTMATAHLADSLQPEQAEIILEENVVAYIVEKPEPPARIVQQPLRVGNPVFPGWYADPEGVVFGKTYWIFPTFSAPYNQQVYFDAFSSTDLITWKKHPRILDTAVVKWARRAMWAPAVIQKGKQYFFFFGANDIQRNGEPGGIGIAVADKPEGPYRDYLGKPLIDSFYNKAQPIDQYVFQDRDGAFYLIYGGWGHCNIARLKDDFTGFVPFSDGTVFREITPEKYVEGPTMFMRNGKYYFMWSEGGWTGPDYSVAYAIADTPTGPFRRIGKILQQDPAIATGAGHHSIIHAASQNKWFIVYHRRPLGLKDANARETCIDEMFFNEDGTIKSVIMTKEGVKQLKL, translated from the coding sequence ATGAATACAAAACCCTTGCTCATCACCGCCTTGATATTAACACAGGTAGTGTATGCCCGGGAGAAGCCACAATCAGGCCATACCGGAGAAAAGGAATTAACAATGGCTACCGCTCATCTGGCTGATTCCCTGCAGCCTGAGCAAGCAGAGATAATCCTGGAAGAAAACGTGGTCGCTTACATCGTAGAAAAGCCGGAGCCACCTGCCCGCATAGTACAACAGCCACTTCGTGTAGGCAATCCCGTTTTCCCTGGTTGGTATGCGGACCCGGAAGGCGTGGTATTCGGGAAAACATACTGGATATTCCCCACCTTCTCAGCTCCGTATAACCAGCAGGTTTATTTTGATGCCTTTTCTTCCACAGATCTCATCACCTGGAAAAAACATCCGCGGATACTGGACACCGCTGTGGTGAAATGGGCTAGACGTGCTATGTGGGCGCCAGCCGTGATTCAAAAAGGAAAACAATACTTTTTTTTCTTCGGGGCCAATGATATCCAACGAAACGGAGAGCCTGGCGGGATAGGCATAGCAGTAGCAGATAAACCCGAAGGCCCTTACCGCGATTATCTGGGAAAACCACTCATCGATAGTTTTTATAACAAAGCCCAGCCAATAGACCAGTACGTATTTCAGGATAGAGACGGCGCCTTTTACCTGATCTATGGCGGCTGGGGCCATTGTAATATTGCCCGGCTGAAAGATGACTTCACTGGCTTCGTTCCTTTCTCCGATGGCACTGTTTTCCGGGAAATAACACCGGAGAAATATGTAGAAGGACCTACGATGTTTATGCGAAATGGTAAATACTATTTTATGTGGTCAGAAGGTGGATGGACCGGCCCCGACTACAGTGTGGCCTATGCCATAGCAGACACACCCACGGGGCCTTTCCGGAGGATAGGAAAAATACTGCAGCAGGATCCGGCCATTGCTACAGGCGCAGGCCATCACTCTATTATCCATGCAGCCTCACAAAACAAATGGTTTATCGTATACCACCGCCGTCCGTTAGGACTGAAAGATGCTAATGCACGGGAGACTTGTATCGATGAAATGTTTTTTAATGAAGATGGAACAATCAAATCCGTCATTATGACAAAGGAAGGAGTAAAACAACTGAAACTATAA
- a CDS encoding LysR substrate-binding domain-containing protein, with the protein MELRQLAYFVKAAETAHFTAAAAAMYITQSTLSQQIKALETELGMPLFDRVGKHVQLTEAGSVFLLHARQVLLDVEKGKQAIEDLQNLLTGELRIGATYAFTSLLLPALTSFPGKYPGIRIFVDYGNTEELERKLRSSELDFILAFHQLKPGKEFEYQEMFTSKVVMAVSKKHPMAQLKEIDLKSLNGMELILASKGFSSRDFLSEVLEKHKVYPAVKIELNDVHAILSLLESGHWVTLLNERALNGWKNLVAVPIAGKALLRRAYILWQKGTYRKKAVDLFVKELLKTEVR; encoded by the coding sequence ATGGAGCTTCGTCAACTGGCCTATTTTGTGAAAGCGGCGGAAACAGCGCATTTCACAGCCGCCGCCGCGGCTATGTATATTACCCAGTCTACGCTGTCACAGCAAATCAAAGCACTGGAAACAGAATTGGGCATGCCCCTGTTTGACAGGGTGGGCAAGCATGTACAACTAACAGAAGCAGGCAGCGTATTCCTGCTGCATGCCCGTCAGGTACTGCTGGATGTGGAGAAGGGAAAACAGGCAATAGAAGATCTGCAGAACCTGTTGACAGGTGAGCTTCGCATTGGCGCCACCTACGCATTCACTTCGCTGCTGTTGCCGGCACTCACGTCCTTTCCCGGCAAATATCCGGGCATTCGCATCTTCGTGGACTACGGTAATACGGAAGAGCTGGAGCGCAAGCTCCGTTCCTCAGAACTGGATTTTATCCTGGCCTTTCATCAGCTGAAGCCTGGTAAAGAATTCGAGTACCAGGAAATGTTCACCTCCAAAGTAGTCATGGCTGTGTCCAAAAAACACCCCATGGCGCAACTGAAGGAAATCGACCTCAAAAGTCTCAATGGCATGGAGCTGATCCTGGCATCCAAAGGTTTTAGTTCCCGTGATTTTTTAAGTGAAGTGCTGGAAAAACACAAAGTATATCCTGCGGTAAAAATAGAGCTGAATGATGTGCACGCCATACTCTCGCTGCTGGAGAGTGGTCACTGGGTAACCCTGTTGAATGAGCGGGCGCTCAATGGCTGGAAAAATCTCGTGGCGGTGCCTATTGCCGGCAAGGCGCTGCTGCGCAGAGCTTATATCCTCTGGCAGAAAGGGACTTACCGGAAAAAGGCAGTAGATCTGTTTGTGAAGGAATTGCTGAAGACAGAAGTCAGGTAA